CATCGCACGAGCCTGAATTGCTTGTGGGCTGCGATCAAAAGGCTCTTGATCTGGGAGAGCTCCGGGGCCGACCCGTCTATGCATTTTCTGGTATCGGAAACCATTCTTCGTTCTATTTGTCCGTCCTTCAGTGTGGAGGAGATATCAAAGATACAAAGCCTTTTCCTGACCACCACAAATACACCAGGGATGAGCTGCTCGTAATGGAAACAGAGGCCCGGGGTTCAGGTGCCGAGTGGCTCCTCACCACTGAAAAAGATATGGTTCGGATTACGGATGTAAATTTGACAATTCCCCTCTATGCCCTCACAGTACGGTTGCGGATTCTTTCAGGCATGGAATTGCTTGAATCCGCACTAGATAAAGCCCTGCAACCACCCCTTTCCCCGTAATCCCTGCCCTTCGAGCTGTAAGCCATAATTGACGAATTCACAGCATTTGGTGCCAGGTATAAACTTTTGGCTCTTCTCCAAGAAAGTTGGTGACAGGGAGAAGTTGGGGAATGTGCGGAGAACCCTTGCCTGTGGCGCCGAGCAAGCTCGGCTACTCCTGAATGTATGGAGTAGCGCCGCTTGCGGCGCGCTAGGTTGGCGCCCAGTTCGAGGAAAACGGCGCAGAGTATGACATGGAGGAAAAGAAAAGTCAGACGCTCAGCTGCTTCGAAAGTGTCAGACATCCGCTGCTAGTTATCATTTAGAGATTAGGATTTGTTCCATCCCTGGTTATTGGGCAGGGAGACCCTGCCCCTACGAAGTCTCAAACCATGGTGCCAGGCATGCACTTTTGCACTTTTGATAGAAAACACGCCACTGGTTGGGTGAGGGCTGGCCAAGATGTCAATGTGTCACGCCAGGCACCAAATGCGAGCCTGGGAAAGAAGGCTGGACAAGTGCGAGATTGGTGCTATGATATTGGCGATTTCCCAGCTTGGAGGCAAAGATAAAAAGGGCAACCTGTCCAGCAATCATCATGGCAGCCTTGGTGGCTCCTTTCGGCATAGCCTTGGCTGAACCTGCAATGCCAGACTCCGTCGTGAGGGTGGGGGCATGTGCTACGCCAGGGATTGCTTGGGGTGTGTTCGTGCAGGGCGACTACGCCTATGTGGCGGACAGAGGGGCAGTAACAGTAGTAGATGCGACGGATCCCTCCTTTCCTTGGGTCGCTGGTACACTCAATGATCCGCTAGCTTGGGCATTGGGACTCTTCGTTGAGAATGCCGTTGCATACCTAAACTGGACTGCATTGGGCAATGGCTTTTCCACGTTGGACGTTTCCAACCCCGATTCACTCTATGTCATTGGCTGGTGCTATGTGCCGCCAGCTGGCGGCCCGGATCCGACGGGCGTCTGTACAGTAGATACCATAACCTATTTGGCAAATGGTGATGACGGCTTGGGTATTATCAATGTGTCGGATCCCGCATCACCAGATACTGTGACGTACTTCGATACGCCTGGATATGCGCTTGACCTCTCCACACAGGACACACTCGTCTTCATTGCCGACTATGATAGTCTTGTGATTGTGAACGTCGCTGACGTTCTGAACCCTTATCGTGTTGGTGCGGTCAACATGCCCGACAACTGCTACGGTATCTCTGTGGCTGGTGAATATGCGTACGTCGCATGCAAGGGCGGTTTTGGCTTTGGTAGTCTCGAGGTGGTTAATGTTTCTGATCCGTCTTCTCCCCAGATAGTCGCCAGTGTTGACAACATCGTAGGGGACCCGCTTGATGTTTGGATTTCAGGCAGCTATGCCTATGTGGCTGCCGCAGATTACCCGTCTATTGAGGGAGGAGTAAGGGTAGTAGATATCTCTGATCCACTCAGCCCAAGTCTGGTGGCGAGCTACGATACACCAGGGGATCCAAGAGGTGTATTTGCAGTTGGCGACCTTGTGTTCGTTGCTGACTATGACAGTCTGCAGATACTGAGACATATTGCGACAGGTATCAATGAATCAACGGTTGAGCAGCAACCAAGGGTCTTGAGGTTACGACAAAACCAGCCCAACCCATTCACCGACTTTACGACCGTCAGATATGAACTACCAACCGCAGGCTCGGTTACGTTGGAAATCTATGACGTCACAGGGCGTCTTGTGAGAACACTGGTTGATGCGGCTCAACCTGCCGGCTTACATACAGCCATGTGGGATGGTAGAGATGAAGCAAATGGAAAGCTAGCAAGCGGTGTCTATTTCTGCCGTCTGACAACCGAGTCAGGCACTCTGTCCAACAAGATGCTTCTGGTTCGTTAGTAGGGTCTACAAAAGCAGATTCTTCCCCCCTTCGCCTAATCGGCTTCGGGGGACTGCGCCCGACTCAGCGGTATCCCCTTAGTCGGGCTTGCGTCTTGTACGGCTCTGAAGGACAACTGGGCTCCTCTAGAATGACCCGTCTTCGCTCAACTTCGTTGAGCTTCGACGGGCTGGCGCAGCCCGACGTAGCTAGCGAAAGCGTAGTCGGGTCACTCTGAGCGTTAGCCCTTCGTCTCACTCAGGATAAACTCCGAGTCTGCTTTTCGCATAGACGTGGGGACAGGCCCTTCGTGGTTTTGTCGGGTTTTGCCTTCGTAATAAGTCTTCACCCTCTCCTTTATCCTCCCCCTCAGCGACGGGGCTCGTGAGACGAGCCAGGAAGGAAAGTGAAAAGGGATGGCTCCGCGCTTCGCCAAGCCTCTGGAGTAGCACCACTTGCCTGCCTCGTTTCACGGGGTGGCGCGCCGAGCAAGCTCGGCTACTCCAGGCATGGTGCCAGGCATGCACTTTTGCTGACATCGATGTTGGGTGTCCTTGTAGGGGCGCGGTTTCCGCGCCCTTTAGTTTGGGCAGGGAGACCCTCCTTCGCTCTCCGTAGCTACGGAGGACAAGCCCTGCCCCTACAGAAATGTAAAAATGTAAAACCTGGTACCACTTGAACCTATCCTATGTTCTACATCTTACATCCAACGTCTGCAAGTTGTCCGATTTTTTTAAATTTCTCTTGACAAAGGAGTTAGATGCCCTTAGAATGCCTCTGTGGTGAATTGTGGGTAAATGTGGTGAACTGTAAGGACATGTTGGTGTGATGAATTACCAGGGAACATACTACTACTCTGTAGACCACAAGGGCAGGATTGCAGTTCCGGCCAAGTTCAGAAAGGTGCTGCTCCCGGAGGCTGATTCTACATATGTGGTGACAAAAGGGTTTGATAAGTGCCTATCTTTATACTCACTGGACCAGTGGATGAACTTCGCCGATTCGCTTGCCAAACTCCCCAAGACGAAAAGGCAGTCACGGAACGTGGTGAGATGGTTCATGGCGAACGCAGAGCGGGTACTGGTTGACTCCCAGGGAAGGATAAAAATTCCTCAACATCTCCTCGAATACGCAGGCGTCAAGAAGGATGCGGTCATAATTGGCGTCTACGATAGGATGGAAATCTGGAACAGGAAGGACTACGAGGAGAATGCGGCAGCAGTTGAGGAGACAATAGAGGAAGATCTCGAATCACTCGATTTTTAGAAATGGCTTCGAGAGGTTAGTTCATTGACAGAGCATATTCCCGTGCTTTTGGAGGAAGCCATCGAGAAGCTGAGGGTGAGGCCGGGGGGGACCTATGTTGACTGCACAGTGGGAACAGGAGGTCATGCTGAAAAGATTCTCGAAGTGTCGTCCCCCAACGGAATTCTCATAGCTATTGACAGGGACAACGAGGCCCTGGAGATTGCAAGAGAGAGACTCAAGAGATTCGACAAGAGGGTGAACTTCTTCAAGAGAAGATTCGGGGAGCTGGATGAGATTCTAAGAGAAGCAGGCGCCGGTTCAGTTGATGGGTTCCTTTTCGATCTGGGCATTTCTTCTGTTCAGATCGGGAACCCTGAGAGGGGATTCAGCTACAGGTTGGACGGTCCCCTTGACATGAGAATGGACCAGGAGTGTGAGTTTACCGCCGCCGACCTCCTCAACGAGCTCGAAGTTGACGAGCTGCAGCAGATAATACGAGCATATGGGGAGGAGAGGTGGTCGAGGAGGGTCGCCAGGTCGATCGTGCAGGAGAAGAAGAGGGGAAGGGTTGCATCGACAGGGCAGCTCGCATCTGTCGTGAGGAGGTCGGTCGGCGGTAAGCTTGCTCACAAGTCCCTGGCACGGGTCTTTCAGGCTCTAAGAATCAAAGTGAACAATGAGCTGGAAGAGATTACGGCCGGTCTTGATTCTGCTCTTGAAAACACGAAGAAAGGCGGAAGGATTGTTGTCATTGCATACCATTCACTAGAGGACAGGATAGTGAAGCGCAGATTCCTCGAGTTGTCCAGGGGGTCCACACCAACTGTCAAGTTGATCACCAAAAAGGTGATCAAGCCACAAGAGGGAGAACTCAAGGCCAACAAGAGGTCACGCAGCGCAAGGCTCAGGGCTGCGGAGGCTGTCTAAGTGAAAAAAGCGAAAAGAGGAGTGTTGAGGAGTAGAGTCTTTACCACATTCCTCTTCTTTTTTGCCGTTTCCTTTGCTGTCTTCTATGTGTGGGAGCGTATCACTGCTTTGGAACTGACTATCAGCGTGGAAGAGTTGAAGGACGAGATTTTGAGCGTGGAGAATGCCGCAAAAAGGTTAGAAATCGAAAAGACGGTACTCTCCTCACGCAGCAGGATAGAAAGAATCGCCATAGACCGGCTTGGCTTGAGGTTTCCAGCCGCGGATCAGATTGTCGTGGTGAGATCTGACTCAAGATGCATACATTTGAGTGAAAAGGGTCGCATAAATGGGAAGAATTAAGTTTGTCGTTGTGCTCCTGGTGCTAGCCTGGTCAGGCCTGGTGTTCAGGCTGGGTATGATTCAGCTGGTGGAAGGAAAGCAGCTCGAGGAGTGGGCCAGAAGGGAGCAGCAGTGCCGTGTCGTGCTTGAGTCTGAGCGGGGAAACATCTACGACAGAATGAATCGGCTGCTTGCGGGCTCCGTGGAGGTCAGCTCCGTAGGTGCCGTCTGCCCTGCTATCGAGAACAAAGAAGATGTGGCCGAAGTGTTGAAAGACTTAGGCCTGGGCGAATACAAGGAGATTCTATCTCTCCTGAGGAGTGGCTCAAGATTTGTCTGGATCAGAAGGTCAGTTCGGGAGGAAACGGCCTTGCTGGTCAAAAAAGCGAAGATTCGTGGGATCAGCGTCTCCAGGGATTCCAGGAGACACTACCCGATGCGAAGCCTGGCCGGAAATCTTCTGGGCTTCGTAGGTGAGGACAAGACGGGCCTTGAGGGAATAGAGTATCAGTTCGAATCTATACTTGGCGGTTCACCAGGATGGGCTGTACTCCAGAGGGTCTCAGGCAACCATTATCCCTTCCCAGACTGCCCCAGAAAGAAGGCTGAAAGGGGCAAGGACATGATTCTGACGATTGACGCGAGTGTTCAGTCTATCTGCGAAGAAGAACTGAAGAAGACCGTGGATAGGTTCCGTGCCAGGCAAGGAGTTGTGATTGTATTGGATCCGAGTACCGGCGAAATCCTGGCTATGGCCAACTGTCCCAGCTATGATCCAAACCTTTTGGGTAGGGGTGATGCGAGTACGTGGAAGAACAAGGCGATCACAGACATGTTTGAGCCGGGCTCAACTTTCAAAATAGTTGTCGATGGTGCGGCGCTGGACCAGTCCCTGGTGGCTCCGGGAGACTCAATAGATTCCAATGGAGGAGTAATTCGAATAGGTTCGCTGAAGATACAGGATGTCAAGAACCATGGAATCATGACTTTCAGTGAAGCTGTTGCCTATTCGAGTAATGTGGTGGCGGTGAAAGTGGCAAGGAGGCTTGGGAAGGAAGGGATGTATGAGTCAGCCAGAGCCTTCGGGTTCGGCAACAGGACCGGAATTCTGCTTCCCGGAGAGGCGAAGGGATTTCTTTCTCCACCAGGTGAATGGTCGGAGATCCGCTTTGCCAATGTGGCCATTGGCCAGGGTGTTGCCGTGACTGCTCTGCAGTTAGCAGTTGCCTACGCTGCCATAGCAAACGGCGGGGAATTGGTTGAGCCGACAATTGTGAAGGGAGTCATCGACAGCAATGGCAGGGTTCTCAAGAAATCGGGCGTCCAAGTAGTAAGAAGAGTCATCTCAAAAGAGGCTTGTGACAAATTGAGAGGCATTCTCACAGGCGTTGTGGAGTATGGCACTGGCCGGATGGCGCGCCTTGATGGAATATCTGTTGCCGGGAAGACCGGTACGGCTCAGAAGGCTGAGCCTGGTACCGGGTACGTTGATAGTAAGCTTGTCTGTTCATTCGTGGGTTTTCTTCCTGCAACTGATCCCAAACTCGTCATCGTGGTGGTCGTGGATGAGCCAGTTGGGAGACACTGGGGTTCAGATGTTGCCGCCCCACTGTTCAAGAGAATAGCAAAGAAGGTAATTGAGATGCGGCCCTACCAGTCAGACATATATTCGGGCCTGGCTGAGTTGCGATGAGGCTGATGATGAACCTGGCAGAGCTGATCGAAGAACTGAGAGGTTGCGTGATTGATGGAAACCCAACTGTTGAAATATCCAGTGTTGCGTACCACTCGCGGAAGGCGACCGACGGCACCCTTTTCGTAGCTATAAAGGGGTTCAAAGCGGACGGTCATGATTATGTCAGTGATGCGGTAAAAAGGGGTGCTGTGGCAGTGGTAGTAGAGCGGGAGGTTGACGCGGCCTTTGAGGTCTGCAAGGTGTTGGTTCCTGACACCAGGGAAGCTCTCTCCCACATATCAAGTGTCTACTACGGCACTCCATCAAGGAAGCTTGACATAACTGGAGTCACAGGGACAAATGGAAAGACTACAACCTGCTATCTACTAAGGTCAATCTATGAGGCCGCTGGTATGCGTTCAGGGATGTTGACCACCATCGAATACTGGATTGGCAGAAAAAGGCAAAGGGCACAGCTGACCACTCCGGAATCCCTGGATTTGCAGAGGATCCTGGGGAAGATGGTAGAAGGCAGAGTTAAGGCTCTGGCCATGGAGGTCTCCTCCCACGGGCTGGCCTTGAAGAGGGTGAGGGATGTCGAGTTCGCCAAAGGTGTGTTCACCAACCTTTCCAGGGACCATCTGGACTTCCACGTTGATATGGAAAACTACATCTCCTCCAAGAGATCCCTCTTCAAGAATCTACGATTAGGAGCGATTGCTGTCCTCAATTGCGACGATCCACACTGGGAGGACATGGCATCTGCTACTCAAGCCAGAGTGGTGAAATATGGTTTCGCCGGTAGTGCGGATTTTAGAGCGACAGAAGTCAAAGCCACTCTTGATGGAACGCAGATAAAGGCGAGCTGGGAGAGGGAGACTGCTGAGATTGAGTCATCTCTCATAGGCAGGCACAATGCCTATAACATGCTGGCTTCCGCCGCAACGGCAGCGTACTCGGGTCTGGACAAGGAGGCCATAATTGCTGGCATAAAGAATGTCAAACGGGTTCCTGGCAGGCTCGAACCATTCCGCCTTCCCAACGGAGCCAAGGCCTTTGTTGACTACGCGCATACACCAGATGCCTTGAAGAGGGTTCTTGACTCGCTCAAAGAGGTGACAGAGGGCGACATCATCTGCGTGTTTGGATGTGGAGGAGATAGGGACAAGGGCAAGAGACCAATCATGGGCGAGGTGTCCACAAATCTCGCAGACTTCACCATAGTGACGTCGGACAATCCCAGGTCTGAGAATCCCCAAGCCATAATCGATGAGATCATAAGTGGCGCAAAGAAGGACAACTTCAAGATAGAGGTCGATAGAAGGAAGGCGATTGAAGAAGCGGTTGCCATGGCAAAGCCGCGGGACTCCGTTCTCATTGCGGGTAAGGGGCATGAGAGGTTTCAGACAGTTGGGGACGTCAGGAAACCTTTTGACGATAGAAAGGTCCTTTCCAGTCTAATTGGGAAAGGGAACTGATGGAGCCTTTGACCGTGGATTTCATTGCACAGGCTGTGAATGGGACGTTGAGAACTGGTGGGAACGACTCCCAGACTCTGAAGATGCTAATCAAAGGCGTCTCTACAGATTCCAGATCCATAGAGAAAGACCAACTCTTCTTCGCCATAAAGGGTGACAGATTCGACGGTCATGATTTCGCAGAAGAGGCGGTGTCCAGGTCCGGGACCCTGGCTGTGGTCGGTAAACCACTGGACCGAGTATCCACTCTTCTGGTCAAGGATACGGTTGATGCACTGGGTGATCTCGCGAGGGCTTACAGAGGGAAACTTGGGAAGAGGACCATTGCGATAACAGGGACAAACGGGAAGACTACCACAAAAGAGATGTCTGCGCTCGTCTTGGGCGTCAAATACCAGGTTCGCAAAAACAGGGGGAATCTGAACAACCTGATCGGGCTTCCACTCTCGGTGCTGGAGATGGATGGGGAAGATGAGCTGGGAGTGTTCGAGATGGGGATGAGTGCACAGGGCGAGATAGAGAAGATGTGTCAGATATCTGAGCCGGTTCTAGGAGTGATCACGAACGTGAGCGCTTGCCATCTAGAATCACTGGGAGACATGGAAGGGGTAGCCAGGGCCAAGCGAGAGCTCCTCGACTATCTGGATGAAGACAAGAAGGTCGTCCTCAATTTCGACGACCCCACGCTCAGAGAAATGGCCAAGGAGACGAGGGCGAGCGTGATTGGGTTTGGTGTAGAATGTGATGCTCCCATTCGGGCCCGGAGTGTTTGCGAAGAAAACTGGGGAATATGTTTTACTCTGGAATCCGGAGGCGACTTCAAAATACCCATCCCAGGCACATTCAATGTGTACAATGCGTTGGCTGCGATTGGGGTGGGTATGGCTTTTGGTGTTAGTACACAGGAAGCGGGCGAGGCTCTATCCCAGCTTGTTCCAGAAAAGAGGAGGATGGGTAGGATCCCCTTAGACGGTGCCATACTCGTAGACGATTCCTACAACGCCAATCCAGCGTCGGTCGTGTGTGCCCTCCAGGTTCTTTCTAAGATGGGTGCCAAAAGGAGAATAGTGGTCCTTGGTGACATGCTTGAACTCGGGGCCACGTCGAGACTATTGCATGAGAAGGTGGGGCTCCAGATGAAAGAACTGGGGGTTGATATTCTCTACGTTCATGGAAAGGATGTGAAGTACACTGCACAGTCGGCAAGGAGGTCCGGACTGGAATGTGTGAGAGAATTTCCGGAGAAGTCTGAGCTGATCACGGCCCTGAAGACCCTTTTGAAGGATGGGGACGTGGTTCTGGTGAAGGGTTCAAGAGCAACGCGCATGGAAGAGATCGTGCAGGCCCTAGTTCTGGAAAGGACTGGAGGGTAAACTACAGCTTATGCTCTATCATCTACTATATCCACTCAGCAGATATGTCTCTTTCTTTAACGTATTTAAATACATAACCTTCAGGGCAGCCTATGCCGCTGTGACGGCTCTCATTATGGCGTTTATCGTAGGCCCGGCAATAATACGGAGGTTGGAAAGGTTCAATGTCAGGGAGAAGATAAGTGATGATCTGCCAGAATGGCATAGATCGAAAGAAGGTACCCCAACCATGGGGGGGCTAATCCTCCTCTTGACTTTTGTCGTTCCTGTGCTCCTCTGGGCGGATTTGACGAACAGATTCATCCAGCTCATTTTGATAGCCTCAATCTGGTTGGGGGCCATGGGTTTCGCTGATGACATGTTGAAGTTCAAAAGAGGGAAAGGGATGGGAGGGAAGTATAAACTCCTTGGTCAGTTCGCGCTCGGTTTGGTGGTGGGGTTGAGTCTGATTCTGGGTCCAGTCAAGGAGGGATATGCTACCAAGACGAGCCTCCTCTTCTTGAAAAACTATTTTCTGGATTTTGGATGGTTCTACATACCATTCCTTGTTCTAGTGATCGTCGGTTCTTCAAACGCAGTCAACCTTGCCGACGGCCTTGATGGACTTGCCATAGGAATGGTGGCCATCGCTTTCGGTGCCTACGCTATCCTGGCATACCTTACGGGACATGCCAAGATAAGCGAATACCTGAGTATTCTCTTTCTCCCCGGGGCAGGAGAACTTTCGGTCTTTTGCCTTTCCGTAGTGGGGGCCTCTCTGGGGTTTCTCTGGTTCAACGCAAACCCTGCCAAGATTTTCATGGGTGATACCGGCTCTCTTGCCCTCGGGGGTGCTATTGGTACTGTTGCCGTACTCATAAAACATGAGATGCTCCTTCTGGTGATAGGAGGTGTGTTTGTGGCAGAGACGGTTTCAGTCATGCTGCAGGTAGCTTACTTCAAGAGGACTGGCGGGAAGAGGCTTTTCAAGATGGCGCCTCTCCATCACCATTTCGAGCTTTCAGGGATACCAGAGCAGAAGATAGTGGTGAGATTCTGGATAGTAGCGATACTCTGTGCCCTTGTCGGTCTATCCACCTTGAAGATAAGATGAGACAAGAAGATGGATGTAAAGGGGAGGAAGTTCTCAATTATAGGGCTGGGAAGGAGCGGTGTTGCAGCCGCCAGGCTCCTTATGAGGAAGGGTGCAGAAGTGTTTGCAAGTGATGTGAGGGAAAGATCTGAGCTGACAGCGGTGGCGGACGAACTGGAACGGTTGGGAGTTCGACTCGAGTTTGGCCGGCATTCGGAGAGAATATTGGAGAGTGAGAGCATAGTGGTCAGCCCTGGGGTCCCATCCGACA
This sequence is a window from candidate division TA06 bacterium. Protein-coding genes within it:
- the rsmH gene encoding 16S rRNA (cytosine(1402)-N(4))-methyltransferase RsmH; amino-acid sequence: MTEHIPVLLEEAIEKLRVRPGGTYVDCTVGTGGHAEKILEVSSPNGILIAIDRDNEALEIARERLKRFDKRVNFFKRRFGELDEILREAGAGSVDGFLFDLGISSVQIGNPERGFSYRLDGPLDMRMDQECEFTAADLLNELEVDELQQIIRAYGEERWSRRVARSIVQEKKRGRVASTGQLASVVRRSVGGKLAHKSLARVFQALRIKVNNELEEITAGLDSALENTKKGGRIVVIAYHSLEDRIVKRRFLELSRGSTPTVKLITKKVIKPQEGELKANKRSRSARLRAAEAV
- a CDS encoding phospho-N-acetylmuramoyl-pentapeptide-transferase is translated as MLYHLLYPLSRYVSFFNVFKYITFRAAYAAVTALIMAFIVGPAIIRRLERFNVREKISDDLPEWHRSKEGTPTMGGLILLLTFVVPVLLWADLTNRFIQLILIASIWLGAMGFADDMLKFKRGKGMGGKYKLLGQFALGLVVGLSLILGPVKEGYATKTSLLFLKNYFLDFGWFYIPFLVLVIVGSSNAVNLADGLDGLAIGMVAIAFGAYAILAYLTGHAKISEYLSILFLPGAGELSVFCLSVVGASLGFLWFNANPAKIFMGDTGSLALGGAIGTVAVLIKHEMLLLVIGGVFVAETVSVMLQVAYFKRTGGKRLFKMAPLHHHFELSGIPEQKIVVRFWIVAILCALVGLSTLKIR
- a CDS encoding penicillin-binding protein 2 codes for the protein MGRIKFVVVLLVLAWSGLVFRLGMIQLVEGKQLEEWARREQQCRVVLESERGNIYDRMNRLLAGSVEVSSVGAVCPAIENKEDVAEVLKDLGLGEYKEILSLLRSGSRFVWIRRSVREETALLVKKAKIRGISVSRDSRRHYPMRSLAGNLLGFVGEDKTGLEGIEYQFESILGGSPGWAVLQRVSGNHYPFPDCPRKKAERGKDMILTIDASVQSICEEELKKTVDRFRARQGVVIVLDPSTGEILAMANCPSYDPNLLGRGDASTWKNKAITDMFEPGSTFKIVVDGAALDQSLVAPGDSIDSNGGVIRIGSLKIQDVKNHGIMTFSEAVAYSSNVVAVKVARRLGKEGMYESARAFGFGNRTGILLPGEAKGFLSPPGEWSEIRFANVAIGQGVAVTALQLAVAYAAIANGGELVEPTIVKGVIDSNGRVLKKSGVQVVRRVISKEACDKLRGILTGVVEYGTGRMARLDGISVAGKTGTAQKAEPGTGYVDSKLVCSFVGFLPATDPKLVIVVVVDEPVGRHWGSDVAAPLFKRIAKKVIEMRPYQSDIYSGLAELR
- a CDS encoding UDP-N-acetylmuramoyl-tripeptide--D-alanyl-D-alanine ligase, giving the protein MEPLTVDFIAQAVNGTLRTGGNDSQTLKMLIKGVSTDSRSIEKDQLFFAIKGDRFDGHDFAEEAVSRSGTLAVVGKPLDRVSTLLVKDTVDALGDLARAYRGKLGKRTIAITGTNGKTTTKEMSALVLGVKYQVRKNRGNLNNLIGLPLSVLEMDGEDELGVFEMGMSAQGEIEKMCQISEPVLGVITNVSACHLESLGDMEGVARAKRELLDYLDEDKKVVLNFDDPTLREMAKETRASVIGFGVECDAPIRARSVCEENWGICFTLESGGDFKIPIPGTFNVYNALAAIGVGMAFGVSTQEAGEALSQLVPEKRRMGRIPLDGAILVDDSYNANPASVVCALQVLSKMGAKRRIVVLGDMLELGATSRLLHEKVGLQMKELGVDILYVHGKDVKYTAQSARRSGLECVREFPEKSELITALKTLLKDGDVVLVKGSRATRMEEIVQALVLERTGG
- the ftsL gene encoding cell division protein FtsL; translated protein: MKKAKRGVLRSRVFTTFLFFFAVSFAVFYVWERITALELTISVEELKDEILSVENAAKRLEIEKTVLSSRSRIERIAIDRLGLRFPAADQIVVVRSDSRCIHLSEKGRINGKN
- the mraZ gene encoding division/cell wall cluster transcriptional repressor MraZ, whose product is MNYQGTYYYSVDHKGRIAVPAKFRKVLLPEADSTYVVTKGFDKCLSLYSLDQWMNFADSLAKLPKTKRQSRNVVRWFMANAERVLVDSQGRIKIPQHLLEYAGVKKDAVIIGVYDRMEIWNRKDYEENAAAVEETIEEDLESLDF
- a CDS encoding UDP-N-acetylmuramoyl-L-alanyl-D-glutamate--2,6-diaminopimelate ligase; protein product: MRLMMNLAELIEELRGCVIDGNPTVEISSVAYHSRKATDGTLFVAIKGFKADGHDYVSDAVKRGAVAVVVEREVDAAFEVCKVLVPDTREALSHISSVYYGTPSRKLDITGVTGTNGKTTTCYLLRSIYEAAGMRSGMLTTIEYWIGRKRQRAQLTTPESLDLQRILGKMVEGRVKALAMEVSSHGLALKRVRDVEFAKGVFTNLSRDHLDFHVDMENYISSKRSLFKNLRLGAIAVLNCDDPHWEDMASATQARVVKYGFAGSADFRATEVKATLDGTQIKASWERETAEIESSLIGRHNAYNMLASAATAAYSGLDKEAIIAGIKNVKRVPGRLEPFRLPNGAKAFVDYAHTPDALKRVLDSLKEVTEGDIICVFGCGGDRDKGKRPIMGEVSTNLADFTIVTSDNPRSENPQAIIDEIISGAKKDNFKIEVDRRKAIEEAVAMAKPRDSVLIAGKGHERFQTVGDVRKPFDDRKVLSSLIGKGN
- a CDS encoding T9SS type A sorting domain-containing protein, encoding MEAKIKRATCPAIIMAALVAPFGIALAEPAMPDSVVRVGACATPGIAWGVFVQGDYAYVADRGAVTVVDATDPSFPWVAGTLNDPLAWALGLFVENAVAYLNWTALGNGFSTLDVSNPDSLYVIGWCYVPPAGGPDPTGVCTVDTITYLANGDDGLGIINVSDPASPDTVTYFDTPGYALDLSTQDTLVFIADYDSLVIVNVADVLNPYRVGAVNMPDNCYGISVAGEYAYVACKGGFGFGSLEVVNVSDPSSPQIVASVDNIVGDPLDVWISGSYAYVAAADYPSIEGGVRVVDISDPLSPSLVASYDTPGDPRGVFAVGDLVFVADYDSLQILRHIATGINESTVEQQPRVLRLRQNQPNPFTDFTTVRYELPTAGSVTLEIYDVTGRLVRTLVDAAQPAGLHTAMWDGRDEANGKLASGVYFCRLTTESGTLSNKMLLVR